A genomic window from Diospyros lotus cultivar Yz01 chromosome 2, ASM1463336v1, whole genome shotgun sequence includes:
- the LOC127795723 gene encoding iron-sulfur cluster assembly protein 1-like has product MLRPASKRLLGLGFRGAQTPAARLYHERVVDHYNNPRNVGSFDKNDPTVGTGLVGAPACGDVMKLQIKVDDQTGKIVDACFKTFGCGSAIASSSVATEWVKGKQMEEVLSIKNTEIAKHLSLPPVKLHCSMLAEDAIKAAVKDYEAKRVKSNGDLEDAPAEKAANA; this is encoded by the exons ATGTTGAGGCCCGCATCTAAGAGACTGCTAGGGTTAGGGTTCCGTGGAGCGCAAACCCCTGCTGCGCGGCTGTACCATGAGAGGGTGGTCGATCACTACAACAATCCCCGGAACGTTGGCTCCTTCGACAAGAATGATCCGACTGTAGGCACGGGCCTGGTCGGTGCTCCCGCTTGCGGCGATGTGATGAAGCTGCAGATCAAGGTCGATGATCAGACCGGCAAGATTGTCGATGCCTGCTTCAAGACCTTCGGCTGTGGCTCCGCTATTGCTTCGTCTTCCGTCG cAACCGAATGGGTGAAGGGAAAGCAGATGGAAGAAGTTCTGTCTATCAAGAACAC GGAAATTGCaaaacatctctctctccctccagtTAAACTGCACTGCAGCATGCTTGCTGAGGATGCGATAAAGGCAGCTGTCAAAGATTACGAAGCTAAGCGAGTAAAATCGAATGGCGATTTGGAGGATGCACCTGCTGAGAAGGCTGCcaatgcttga